In the genome of Mucisphaera calidilacus, one region contains:
- a CDS encoding glycosyltransferase family 4 protein: MSQFPTQLRRVDTPVIGLDARTLSRASLRGIGVSTARLYKRLSEQRPNWRFVFYHQTALPLSDERLEGANITWKRIDVPGDRLDAWTQLRLPWQVLRDKVDLLHCPANWCPLWQPVPTIQTIHDLIPLTSQERPDGEPVVRFRLALQAARKARRVVCPSSYVAEQVAGRVPELGDRVSVIGWGGDRVAGIDPDLSQADLAPAGIGQRFALHMAAADPRKNTRRVLEAWSLLPPAVRSEFTLVLVGATGEFRRSLVRLIDRLGILKSVRLLEPVERLRLESLMRSAEVLVYPSVSEGFGLPIVEAFTRETAVLTSKVTSMPEVAGEAAELVDPRNTMAIRNGLERILTQPQYQRYLVNAGLERVAGMRWDGAAERMACVIEDVLGLGRSLSLAA; encoded by the coding sequence TTGTCCCAGTTTCCAACCCAACTGAGACGCGTGGATACGCCCGTGATCGGTCTGGACGCGCGCACGCTGAGCCGTGCGTCGCTGCGTGGGATCGGCGTGAGCACGGCGCGTCTTTACAAGCGGTTATCCGAACAGAGGCCGAACTGGCGGTTTGTGTTTTACCACCAGACGGCGCTCCCGCTGAGTGATGAGCGTCTGGAGGGGGCGAACATCACGTGGAAGCGGATCGATGTTCCGGGTGACCGGTTGGACGCGTGGACGCAGCTTCGCCTGCCGTGGCAGGTGCTCCGGGACAAGGTGGACCTGCTGCACTGCCCGGCGAACTGGTGTCCGCTGTGGCAGCCGGTGCCGACGATCCAGACGATTCACGATCTGATCCCGCTGACGTCGCAGGAGCGTCCGGACGGTGAGCCGGTGGTTCGTTTCCGGCTGGCGTTGCAGGCGGCGCGGAAGGCGCGGCGTGTGGTCTGTCCGTCGTCGTACGTGGCGGAGCAGGTTGCGGGTCGGGTGCCGGAGTTGGGGGATCGTGTGTCGGTGATCGGCTGGGGCGGTGATCGCGTGGCGGGGATTGACCCGGACCTGTCGCAGGCTGATCTGGCACCGGCGGGGATTGGTCAGCGTTTTGCGTTGCACATGGCTGCGGCGGACCCTCGGAAGAACACGCGTCGTGTTCTGGAGGCGTGGTCGTTGTTGCCGCCTGCGGTTCGTTCCGAGTTCACGCTGGTTCTGGTGGGGGCAACGGGTGAGTTTCGCCGGTCGCTGGTGCGGCTGATTGATCGTCTGGGGATTCTCAAGAGCGTGCGGCTGCTGGAGCCGGTGGAGCGACTGCGTCTGGAGTCGCTGATGCGTTCGGCGGAGGTGCTGGTTTATCCGTCGGTGAGTGAGGGGTTCGGGCTGCCGATCGTGGAGGCGTTTACGCGTGAGACGGCGGTGCTGACGTCGAAGGTGACGTCGATGCCCGAGGTGGCTGGGGAGGCGGCGGAGCTGGTGGACCCGCGGAACACGATGGCGATTCGCAACGGCTTGGAGCGGATCCTGACTCAGCCTCAGTATCAGCGTTACCTGGTGAATGCGGGGCTGGAGCGTGTGGCGGGGATGCGTTGGGACGGCGCGGCGGAGCGTATGGCGTGCGTGATCGAGGATGTCCTGGGTCTTGGCCGGTCGTTGTCGCTGGCGGCCTGA
- the bcp gene encoding thioredoxin-dependent thiol peroxidase, with protein sequence MAKATAERVSVDETRPLTEVGKKARAFTMKDQAGATHKLTDYAGRWVVLYFYPKDDTPGCTKEACQFRDGLPDFTKADAVVLGVSPDDERSHAKFVAKHELNFTLLADPDASVCAKYGVWQEKSMYGKKYAGVVRTTYLIGPDGKVAARWDKVKVPGHAEAVLAAIRDHG encoded by the coding sequence ATGGCGAAGGCAACGGCAGAGCGTGTATCGGTGGATGAGACCCGGCCGCTGACGGAGGTGGGCAAGAAGGCGCGGGCGTTCACGATGAAGGACCAGGCGGGCGCGACGCACAAGTTGACCGACTATGCGGGCCGGTGGGTGGTGCTTTACTTCTATCCGAAGGATGACACGCCGGGGTGCACGAAGGAGGCGTGCCAGTTCCGCGACGGTCTGCCTGACTTCACGAAAGCGGATGCGGTGGTTCTGGGCGTGAGTCCTGATGATGAGCGGTCGCACGCGAAGTTCGTGGCGAAGCATGAACTGAACTTCACGCTGCTGGCTGACCCGGATGCGTCGGTGTGTGCCAAGTACGGGGTGTGGCAGGAGAAGAGCATGTACGGGAAGAAGTACGCGGGGGTGGTGCGGACGACGTACCTGATCGGTCCGGACGGGAAGGTTGCGGCCCGCTGGGACAAGGTGAAGGTGCCGGGTCACGCGGAGGCGGTGCTGGCGGCGATCCGGGATCACGGGTGA
- a CDS encoding 2,3,4,5-tetrahydropyridine-2,6-dicarboxylate N-succinyltransferase, with the protein MQLDELTNDRFLRQLEDGSLRVASPDDQGNWHVHQDVKQRILTVFKTSGLTSFANGSVDKAALAPRHFNTADGVRLIPGGSAIRAGACVQTGVVVCPPAWINTGAYVDVDTMIDSHALVGSCAQVGKRVHLSAGAQLGGVLEPIGNRPVIIEDDVFIGTQAAVVEGVIIRRNAVIAPGVLLSASVTIYDTVNHTTHTGEVPQNAVVVPGSRPARGEYAQQNNLQLNCPVIVKYRDHNTDAATQLEQALR; encoded by the coding sequence TTGCAGCTTGACGAACTCACCAACGACCGGTTCCTGCGCCAGCTCGAAGACGGATCCCTACGCGTCGCCAGCCCCGACGACCAGGGCAATTGGCACGTCCATCAGGACGTCAAACAACGCATCCTCACCGTCTTCAAAACCTCCGGCCTCACCTCCTTCGCCAACGGCTCCGTCGACAAGGCCGCGCTCGCCCCGCGCCACTTCAACACCGCCGACGGCGTGCGACTCATCCCCGGCGGATCCGCGATCCGCGCCGGCGCCTGCGTCCAAACAGGCGTCGTCGTCTGCCCGCCCGCGTGGATCAACACCGGCGCCTACGTCGACGTAGACACCATGATCGACTCCCACGCACTCGTCGGATCCTGCGCCCAGGTCGGCAAACGCGTCCACCTCTCCGCCGGCGCACAGCTCGGCGGCGTCCTCGAACCCATCGGCAACCGGCCCGTCATCATCGAAGACGACGTCTTCATCGGAACACAGGCCGCCGTCGTCGAAGGCGTCATCATCCGCAGAAACGCCGTCATCGCCCCGGGCGTCCTCCTCTCCGCCTCCGTCACCATCTACGACACCGTCAACCACACCACACACACAGGCGAAGTCCCGCAGAACGCCGTCGTCGTCCCAGGATCACGACCCGCCCGAGGCGAATACGCCCAGCAGAACAACCTCCAACTCAACTGCCCCGTCATCGTTAAATACCGCGACCACAACACCGACGCCGCCACCCAACTCGAACAAGCCCTCCGCTGA
- the dapA gene encoding 4-hydroxy-tetrahydrodipicolinate synthase: MTPHETIVWTACVTPLSDNAETVDFGSFERTLRRQEAAGNGILLIGTTGEGASLTSPEKRGIITWATGLNLSVPIMVGVPAYQYADTLDCVQWLYDTSVDALLVPTPCYTKPGRRGQHDWFRSMLDAAGRPCMLYNVPSRTGVPLPPETVSDLAGHPNLWSIKEASGSIERYEEFMQTGVTLYSGNDDMMPQLGQRGAAGLVSVASNLWPDETNAYARHCIDQTLTTDQQSLWSRAITELFRASNPVPAKRAMHALGLIDTPCLRPPLHPEDLDDLQPLLDLANQIRQENTVAA; the protein is encoded by the coding sequence ATGACACCGCATGAAACCATCGTCTGGACAGCCTGCGTCACACCCCTCTCCGACAACGCCGAAACCGTCGACTTCGGCAGCTTCGAGCGAACCCTCCGCCGACAGGAAGCCGCCGGCAACGGCATCCTCCTCATCGGCACCACCGGCGAGGGAGCCTCCCTCACCAGCCCCGAGAAGCGCGGCATCATCACATGGGCCACCGGCCTCAACCTCAGCGTGCCCATCATGGTCGGCGTACCCGCCTACCAGTACGCCGACACACTCGACTGCGTCCAGTGGCTCTACGACACCTCCGTCGACGCGCTCCTCGTCCCCACACCCTGCTACACCAAGCCCGGGCGACGCGGACAGCACGACTGGTTCCGAAGCATGCTCGACGCCGCCGGAAGACCCTGCATGCTTTACAACGTCCCCTCACGCACGGGCGTCCCCCTGCCCCCCGAAACCGTCAGCGACCTCGCCGGACACCCCAACCTCTGGTCCATCAAGGAAGCCTCCGGCAGCATCGAACGCTACGAGGAATTCATGCAGACAGGCGTCACCCTCTACTCCGGCAACGACGACATGATGCCCCAACTCGGCCAACGCGGCGCCGCCGGACTCGTCTCCGTCGCCTCCAACCTCTGGCCCGATGAAACCAACGCCTACGCACGTCACTGCATCGACCAAACCCTCACGACCGACCAGCAAAGCCTCTGGTCACGCGCCATCACCGAACTCTTCCGCGCCTCCAACCCCGTCCCCGCCAAGCGCGCCATGCACGCACTCGGACTCATCGACACGCCCTGCCTCCGACCACCCCTCCACCCCGAAGACCTCGACGACCTCCAGCCCCTCCTCGACCTCGCCAACCAGATCCGACAGGAAAACACCGTTGCAGCTTGA
- a CDS encoding phytoene/squalene synthase family protein encodes MTTTPAQPTPQPPPQTLADIQPGVRRALNHCADITKSRAKNFYYGLRLTPEPRRSAVYAIYATMRACDDLADEHTDEELDARRQRINTFRQRIHDLFANPEDNPDDDPVFRAFRHVVRHYPVEQAHIDAMLDGQIADLTTNTYETFDDLYAYCYNVASVVGLTCIAIWGHDGDVQVKQLAEYRGIAFQLTNILRDLAEDATRGRIYLPAEDFKRFGCDPIDLQHGLTSPEFERMMTWQIERARNYYQMSAPLEAHLTPDTRSTSWAMMRIYRGILERIAAKPERVLTTRVRLGGLEKISIAARAHLWQALH; translated from the coding sequence ATGACGACCACGCCCGCTCAACCCACACCCCAACCCCCTCCGCAGACCCTCGCCGACATACAGCCCGGCGTCCGCCGCGCCCTCAACCACTGCGCCGACATCACCAAGTCACGCGCCAAAAACTTCTACTACGGCCTCCGCCTCACGCCCGAGCCGCGACGCTCCGCCGTCTACGCCATCTACGCCACCATGCGCGCCTGCGACGACCTCGCCGACGAACACACCGACGAAGAACTCGACGCACGACGACAACGCATCAACACCTTCCGCCAACGCATCCACGACCTCTTCGCCAACCCCGAGGACAACCCCGACGACGACCCCGTCTTCCGCGCCTTCCGCCACGTCGTCCGCCACTACCCCGTCGAACAGGCACACATCGACGCCATGCTCGACGGGCAGATCGCCGACCTCACCACCAACACCTACGAGACCTTCGACGACCTCTACGCCTACTGCTACAACGTCGCCTCCGTCGTCGGACTCACCTGCATCGCCATCTGGGGACACGACGGCGACGTCCAGGTCAAACAACTCGCCGAGTACCGAGGCATCGCCTTCCAACTCACCAACATCCTCCGCGACCTCGCCGAAGACGCCACACGAGGACGCATCTACCTCCCCGCCGAAGACTTCAAACGCTTCGGCTGCGACCCCATCGACCTCCAGCACGGACTCACCTCACCCGAGTTCGAACGCATGATGACCTGGCAGATCGAACGCGCCCGAAACTACTACCAGATGTCCGCCCCCCTCGAAGCACACCTCACACCCGACACACGATCCACCAGCTGGGCCATGATGCGCATCTACCGCGGCATCCTCGAACGCATCGCCGCCAAACCCGAACGCGTCCTCACCACACGCGTCCGCCTCGGCGGGCTCGAGAAAATATCCATCGCAGCACGAGCCCACCTCTGGCAGGCACTCCACTGA
- a CDS encoding dihydrodipicolinate reductase C-terminal domain-containing protein gives MRTPSRYLVLGAGRTGGHLPHFFPEDTQLDIVTSTNPITDDALHNAAAAIVFLPTVVMQDMIDTLIDARIPAVIGTTAVRWPRDLNQRLVDARTPWILGSNFSLGMNLLVSIASFLGDTLRTAPEAFANTTLDIHEVHHTHKQDKPSGSAVTLHDALGSLDTPVPITAERTGDVAGRHTLNLNLPHETLSLTHDVRDRSVFAQGAAWAAQHLLPELEPGLHHFQQQLQNHLRNQRHDTA, from the coding sequence GTGCGTACACCATCCCGATATCTCGTCCTCGGCGCAGGTCGAACCGGCGGACACCTCCCCCACTTCTTTCCCGAAGACACCCAACTCGACATCGTCACCTCCACCAACCCGATCACCGACGACGCCCTCCACAACGCCGCCGCAGCCATCGTCTTCCTGCCCACCGTCGTCATGCAGGACATGATCGACACCCTCATCGACGCCCGAATCCCCGCCGTCATCGGCACCACCGCCGTCCGATGGCCACGCGACCTCAACCAGCGACTCGTCGACGCCCGAACGCCCTGGATCCTCGGCAGCAACTTCTCCCTCGGCATGAACCTCCTCGTCTCCATCGCCAGCTTCCTCGGCGACACACTCCGAACCGCACCCGAAGCCTTCGCCAACACCACACTCGACATCCACGAAGTCCACCACACCCACAAACAGGACAAGCCCTCAGGCTCCGCCGTCACCCTCCACGACGCCCTCGGCAGCCTCGACACACCCGTACCCATCACCGCCGAACGCACCGGCGACGTCGCCGGAAGACACACACTCAACCTCAACCTCCCCCACGAAACACTCTCACTCACCCACGACGTCCGCGACCGATCCGTCTTCGCTCAGGGCGCCGCTTGGGCCGCACAACACCTGCTCCCCGAACTCGAACCCGGCCTCCACCACTTCCAACAACAACTCCAGAACCATCTGAGGAACCAACGCCATGACACCGCATGA
- the gmd gene encoding GDP-mannose 4,6-dehydratase, whose product MSEARQCALITGITGQDGSYLAELLLDKGYEVHGIIRRSSSFNTERIDHIYQDPHETGSNLKLHYGDLTDANGLARLVSQVSPTEVYNIGAQSHVKVSFEQPIYTGDATGIGAAKLLEAVREYQDDTGHTIRYYQASTSEMFGGMPETAPQSEDTPFHPRSPYGVAKLYAHWLTVNYRESYNLHASCGILFNHESPRRGETFVTRKITRAVGRIKQGLQTKLYLGNLDAKRDWGYAGDYVEQMWMMLQQETPDDYVVATGETHTVREFCERAFGHVGLDYNDYVEIDPRYFRPAEVDLLLGDPTKAKEKLGWVPRTSFSELVEMMVDHDLELAAREKTLRDAGHKLPAGIGHEN is encoded by the coding sequence GTGTCCGAAGCTCGTCAATGTGCTCTGATCACCGGCATCACCGGCCAGGACGGCTCCTACCTCGCCGAACTCCTCCTCGATAAAGGCTACGAGGTCCACGGCATCATCCGCCGATCCAGCTCCTTCAACACCGAGCGCATCGACCACATCTACCAGGACCCCCACGAAACCGGCTCCAACCTCAAACTCCACTACGGCGACCTCACCGACGCCAACGGACTCGCGCGACTTGTCTCCCAGGTCAGCCCCACCGAGGTCTACAACATCGGCGCGCAGTCCCACGTCAAGGTCTCCTTCGAACAGCCTATCTACACAGGCGACGCCACCGGCATCGGCGCCGCCAAGCTCCTCGAAGCCGTCCGCGAATACCAGGACGACACCGGACACACCATCCGCTACTACCAGGCCTCCACCTCCGAGATGTTCGGCGGCATGCCCGAGACCGCGCCGCAGTCCGAAGACACGCCCTTCCACCCGCGATCGCCCTACGGCGTCGCAAAACTCTACGCGCACTGGCTCACCGTCAACTACCGCGAGTCCTACAACCTCCACGCCTCCTGCGGCATCCTCTTCAACCACGAATCGCCACGCCGTGGCGAAACCTTCGTCACACGTAAAATCACACGCGCCGTCGGACGCATCAAGCAGGGCCTCCAGACCAAGCTCTACCTCGGCAACCTCGACGCCAAACGCGACTGGGGATACGCAGGCGACTACGTCGAACAGATGTGGATGATGCTCCAGCAGGAAACTCCCGACGACTACGTCGTCGCCACCGGCGAAACACACACCGTCCGCGAGTTCTGCGAACGCGCCTTCGGACACGTCGGCCTCGACTACAACGACTACGTCGAAATCGACCCACGCTACTTCCGACCCGCCGAAGTCGACCTGCTCCTGGGCGACCCCACCAAAGCCAAAGAAAAACTCGGCTGGGTCCCGCGAACCTCCTTCTCCGAACTCGTCGAGATGATGGTCGACCACGACCTCGAACTCGCCGCCCGCGAGAAAACACTCCGCGACGCCGGACACAAACTCCCCGCCGGCATCGGCCACGAAAACTAA
- a CDS encoding squalene/phytoene synthase family protein: protein MSSAVIADLERFGPQGYPQLSQQEADDYTRSLALGHYENFSVLSRLVPKRLRDDFARIYAFCRWADDLGDETGSTEISRELLNWWRHELDACYQGHPKHPVFIALAPTIEKHNLPRKPFDDLIDAFVQDQEVTRYDSWEQLVDYCSRSANPVGRLVLRVSGHDDPELDRLSDATCTALQLTNFWQDVRRDIIQRDRVYLPADVARQHNVGMPFLIKAVRLDAGLTHEHTCSAGHNHDHKHDESCSHDHHHDHDHGHHHHHDPVDGHGQRCACSGGGPNAGLRATLPPYRKMMFDLVERTWSLFREGRKLWPHLQRDVKPPIKLFTYGGESVLRLIELHGFDTLTQRHKLSKTRKAWLVARAGIERWLP from the coding sequence ATGTCCTCCGCAGTGATCGCCGACCTCGAACGCTTCGGCCCCCAGGGCTACCCCCAGCTCTCCCAGCAGGAGGCCGACGACTACACACGCAGCCTCGCCCTCGGACACTACGAGAACTTCTCGGTCCTCAGCCGACTCGTCCCCAAACGCCTCCGCGACGACTTCGCACGCATCTACGCCTTCTGCCGATGGGCCGACGACCTCGGCGACGAAACCGGATCCACCGAAATCTCACGCGAACTGCTCAACTGGTGGCGACACGAACTCGACGCCTGCTACCAGGGGCACCCCAAACACCCCGTCTTCATCGCACTCGCCCCCACCATCGAAAAACACAACCTCCCCCGCAAACCCTTCGACGACCTCATCGACGCCTTCGTCCAGGACCAGGAAGTCACCCGCTACGACTCCTGGGAACAGCTCGTCGACTACTGCTCACGATCCGCCAACCCCGTCGGACGACTCGTCCTCCGCGTCTCAGGCCACGACGACCCCGAACTCGACCGACTCTCCGACGCCACCTGCACCGCCCTCCAACTCACCAACTTCTGGCAGGACGTCCGACGCGACATCATCCAGCGAGACCGCGTCTACCTCCCCGCCGACGTCGCACGCCAGCACAACGTCGGCATGCCCTTCCTCATCAAGGCCGTCCGACTCGACGCCGGCCTCACCCACGAACACACCTGCTCCGCAGGACACAACCACGACCACAAGCATGACGAGAGCTGTTCCCACGATCACCACCACGATCATGACCACGGCCATCACCATCACCACGACCCCGTCGATGGCCACGGCCAGCGGTGCGCCTGCTCGGGTGGCGGCCCCAACGCCGGACTCCGCGCCACACTCCCCCCCTACCGCAAGATGATGTTCGACCTCGTCGAACGAACCTGGTCCCTCTTCCGCGAGGGCCGAAAACTCTGGCCGCACCTCCAACGCGACGTCAAACCCCCCATCAAGCTCTTCACCTACGGCGGCGAATCCGTCCTCCGACTCATCGAACTCCACGGATTCGATACACTCACACAACGTCACAAGCTGAGCAAGACACGCAAAGCATGGCTCGTCGCCCGTGCGGGAATCGAGCGGTGGCTGCCCTGA
- a CDS encoding glycosyltransferase family 4 protein has translation MSETEVLILSEFAAWPLDHGGRLRVAYLARSLERLGVSVKIASPEGVAAGTPEDLRRLTVGWPDRVSEEVAREFLRGWGGVLGPVRRRLARHQGIEAGCYGGALELVRRLRPRAVIGVGQHAPLMLHGLPRGLTRIWYAADDVVAFLLSCVRRESVTRWPSRMYETLLHAGLEVGFGGLDGIVGVSEGDLRFLSMLGRPRVGRVIPNGVDLEVFRPERGCAVEPKSAVFWGRLDFEPNVDGLLWFVKRVWPELRSLHGGARFRVVGRGMHRSLERLGEVEGVELVGAVDDVRPYAWGSSVTVLPMRCGGGIKNKLLEALAMGRPVACTDRALTGLPTDHRMPPVRLGRDAEGLVSAMDRLWGNPATAAHLGHQARSWAERHAGWDRAGAGFMGMIEDCERAAGRDGGRARLARAA, from the coding sequence ATGTCGGAAACCGAGGTCCTGATTCTGTCGGAGTTCGCGGCGTGGCCGCTGGATCACGGCGGGCGTCTGCGTGTGGCGTACCTGGCGCGTTCGCTGGAGCGTCTGGGTGTGTCGGTGAAGATCGCGAGTCCGGAGGGTGTTGCGGCGGGTACGCCTGAGGATCTGCGTCGGCTGACGGTGGGTTGGCCTGATCGCGTGTCGGAAGAGGTGGCGAGGGAATTTCTGAGGGGCTGGGGTGGTGTGCTGGGACCGGTGCGTCGTCGGCTGGCGCGTCATCAGGGGATCGAGGCGGGGTGTTACGGGGGTGCGTTGGAACTGGTGCGTCGGCTGCGGCCAAGGGCGGTGATCGGTGTGGGGCAGCACGCGCCGCTGATGCTGCACGGCTTGCCGAGGGGTTTGACGCGGATCTGGTATGCGGCGGACGACGTGGTGGCGTTTTTGCTGTCGTGCGTGCGTCGGGAGTCGGTGACGCGTTGGCCTTCGCGGATGTATGAGACGTTGCTGCACGCGGGGCTGGAGGTAGGTTTTGGGGGGCTGGACGGGATCGTGGGTGTGTCGGAGGGGGACCTGCGGTTTCTGTCGATGCTGGGTCGGCCAAGGGTTGGGCGTGTGATACCCAATGGTGTGGACCTGGAGGTGTTCCGGCCCGAGCGAGGTTGTGCGGTGGAGCCGAAGAGCGCGGTGTTCTGGGGCCGGCTGGATTTTGAGCCGAACGTGGACGGGTTGTTGTGGTTTGTGAAGCGGGTGTGGCCTGAGCTTCGGTCGCTTCATGGGGGGGCGCGGTTCCGCGTGGTGGGGCGTGGGATGCATCGTTCGCTGGAGCGTCTGGGGGAGGTTGAGGGTGTTGAGTTGGTGGGTGCGGTGGATGATGTTCGGCCTTACGCGTGGGGTTCGTCGGTGACGGTGTTGCCGATGCGTTGTGGGGGCGGGATCAAGAACAAGCTGCTGGAGGCGTTGGCGATGGGGCGTCCGGTGGCGTGCACGGACCGGGCGTTGACGGGGCTGCCGACGGATCACCGGATGCCGCCCGTGCGGCTGGGGCGTGATGCGGAGGGGCTGGTGTCGGCGATGGATCGGCTGTGGGGTAATCCGGCGACGGCGGCGCATCTGGGGCATCAGGCGCGGTCGTGGGCGGAGCGTCACGCGGGCTGGGATCGTGCCGGGGCGGGTTTCATGGGGATGATTGAGGACTGCGAGCGTGCGGCGGGGCGTGATGGGGGGCGAGCTCGGCTTGCCCGCGCGGCCTAG
- a CDS encoding DUF2934 domain-containing protein: MARTRKTTTKTTRKTSTTKRASKTTTKAAAPKKTVQAAPAGEVVMKLTHDEIANRAYFKWLAKGKPSGSEMSLWLEAESELKKSA, from the coding sequence ATGGCACGTACACGTAAGACAACCACCAAGACCACCCGCAAGACCAGCACGACCAAGCGTGCGTCGAAGACGACCACGAAGGCTGCTGCCCCCAAGAAGACGGTGCAGGCGGCGCCTGCCGGCGAGGTGGTGATGAAGCTGACGCACGACGAGATTGCGAACCGGGCCTACTTCAAGTGGCTGGCCAAGGGCAAGCCTTCGGGCTCTGAGATGTCGCTCTGGCTCGAGGCGGAGTCGGAGCTGAAGAAGTCGGCGTGA
- a CDS encoding prepilin-type N-terminal cleavage/methylation domain-containing protein has translation MRRHSTLRGTSPRPGFTLIELLVVISIIALLIGILLPALSAARNAARDIICGSNTRQISTAMRAYLNDFRDTYFWRDTANISENGMDWYVYGGRESGNHHTGQAGLFNRLQPRPLNPYVGGSVEIFRCPFDSDPVDWATWGNEIYTHHDLVGTSYNFNATGRPNTHNVNALYGLAGRTDPSLPRPTKTPLFFDASGAKAPAGQEIWHRDGKLYMAFADNHVAYQTMPQPNDTAVDWAAPPAGWTP, from the coding sequence ATGAGACGACACAGCACCCTCCGCGGAACTTCGCCACGCCCCGGCTTCACCCTCATCGAACTCCTGGTCGTCATCTCCATCATCGCGCTGCTCATCGGCATCCTCCTCCCGGCACTCTCCGCCGCTCGCAACGCCGCACGCGACATCATCTGCGGCTCAAACACCCGCCAGATCAGCACCGCCATGCGCGCCTACCTCAACGACTTCCGCGACACCTACTTCTGGCGCGACACCGCCAACATCAGCGAAAACGGCATGGACTGGTACGTCTACGGCGGACGCGAATCCGGAAACCATCACACCGGACAGGCCGGTCTCTTCAACCGACTCCAGCCACGACCCCTCAACCCCTACGTCGGCGGCTCCGTCGAAATCTTCCGATGCCCCTTCGACTCCGACCCCGTCGACTGGGCCACATGGGGCAACGAGATCTACACCCACCACGACCTCGTCGGCACCTCCTACAACTTCAACGCCACCGGCAGACCCAACACCCACAACGTCAACGCCCTCTACGGGCTCGCCGGACGAACCGATCCCTCCCTGCCCAGACCCACGAAAACACCCCTCTTCTTCGACGCCTCCGGAGCCAAAGCACCCGCCGGCCAAGAGATCTGGCACCGCGACGGCAAGCTCTACATGGCCTTCGCCGACAACCACGTCGCCTACCAGACCATGCCCCAGCCCAACGACACCGCCGTCGACTGGGCCGCACCACCCGCCGGCTGGACACCCTGA
- a CDS encoding glycosyltransferase family 4 protein produces the protein MRIGYLLPSSISLSGPGNGIRAEVLFRAEALQKQGHDIVRVEPWDLTNLEELDVLHFMVGGFGTHGIENRPSYPAKFLVWGPIIDTNEPMWRYRLAAAAGSLLPKFFTIPGVFRAQAQAADLVIVRSTHEHQRVTAGLGIDPAKVEIVLGGVNPPPPVDPDLVRQRFDLPDEFALHVSKFTQGRKNVLNLIEAILPTKIPLVIAGSRTPGPVLDRIEQLAKEHPDQIKILGFLQREELDALYAACRIFCLPSTHEGIGLVALEAAALGAGVVITRHGGPPDYFTDLARYTSPGNVDEIRNAIQQAWDDPRGEQLRDHVLTNLTWDQHATNIADTYAKHRSRLGL, from the coding sequence ATGCGCATCGGGTACCTCCTGCCCTCCTCCATCTCCCTCTCCGGGCCAGGCAACGGAATCCGTGCCGAGGTCCTCTTCCGCGCCGAAGCCCTCCAGAAACAGGGACACGACATCGTCCGCGTCGAGCCCTGGGACCTCACCAACCTCGAAGAACTCGACGTCCTCCACTTCATGGTCGGCGGGTTCGGAACCCATGGCATCGAGAACCGCCCCAGCTACCCCGCCAAGTTCCTCGTCTGGGGACCCATCATCGACACCAACGAACCGATGTGGCGATACCGACTCGCCGCCGCCGCCGGCTCCCTCCTCCCCAAATTCTTCACCATCCCGGGCGTCTTCCGCGCCCAGGCACAGGCCGCCGACCTCGTCATCGTCCGCTCCACCCACGAACACCAACGCGTCACCGCCGGCCTGGGCATCGACCCCGCCAAAGTCGAGATCGTCCTCGGCGGCGTCAACCCGCCCCCGCCCGTCGATCCCGACCTCGTACGCCAGCGATTCGACCTCCCCGACGAGTTCGCACTCCACGTCAGCAAGTTCACCCAGGGACGCAAGAACGTCCTCAACCTCATCGAGGCCATCCTCCCGACCAAAATCCCCCTCGTCATCGCAGGCTCACGAACGCCCGGCCCCGTCCTCGACCGCATCGAGCAGCTCGCCAAAGAACACCCCGACCAGATCAAGATCCTCGGCTTCCTCCAACGCGAGGAACTCGACGCCCTCTACGCAGCCTGCCGAATCTTCTGCCTCCCCAGCACACACGAAGGCATCGGACTCGTCGCGCTCGAAGCCGCCGCGCTCGGCGCAGGCGTCGTCATCACACGCCACGGCGGACCACCCGACTACTTCACCGACCTCGCTCGCTACACCTCGCCCGGCAACGTCGACGAGATCCGCAACGCCATCCAGCAGGCCTGGGACGACCCCAGAGGCGAACAACTCCGCGATCACGTCCTCACCAACCTCACCTGGGATCAACACGCCACCAACATCGCCGACACCTACGCCAAACACCGCTCCCGACTCGGCCTCTGA